The sequence below is a genomic window from Ruminococcus albus AD2013.
CCCCGTTTTTTACATTCCAAATGATCCCTTTTTCTATTTTTGAAGCAACAAGATAAGAAGCTAGCTGAAGAAAGTCTTCGTGAGCAAGTTCTGTTTTGAATTTAAGCTCGTAGATAATTCCGTTTTTAAACACATCAAAACGGCCACAGATATTTATCGCTCTGGTTGGACCATTCATAAATGGTATTGAACAGTTTACCTGAACTTCTTCTCTGCCGTCAAAAACTGTTCCGAGACGGTCAAGAATGATATTCTTATGATATTCACGTATAAAAGGTGTTTTAACCTGTTTTACGTATCTGATGAAGTTTGTTTCTATAGCAGCGAGCAACAGAATTTTATCATCTACTGAAGACTCATCAGGAAGTTTGGGGAAATTTTTATCTTTATGGTGTTCTTTGGCAAACTCTATCTGAGCATCAATATCATAGTTAATGAAATACTCAGCTTCCTGCCATATTCCAATACACGGAGACAAATCAATGAGGTGATCGTTTACATCTACATCGATCACTTTTGCATTCTGAGGAGTAATATTTTTTCGTTTTATCAGTTTGTAACAATCTTCCACATCTTCTTTATACTTGAAGTCGAACATTTCGGAAATAAGAAAACTATCATACTGATTATTTATAGTTTTAGAAGTAGCAATTGTTGTATCCGAAAGTTGATCACCGTTTCCACTTACAAAAATTATAGTTTCTTTTCCTCTGGAAGCTGCTACAAGAAAAATATTTCTAAGGATCTCACATTTTACCTGAGGCTTAGAAAGTCTTACTTCCCAGTATTCCTCCGTATAGTCGAAAACTACACAAATTTTTCTTTCAAGACCTTTTGAAGAATCAAAAGTCGTAAATATAGCCGATGATGAGGACGGGGCTACTGCTTGTCTGTCCTCATCTTTAATGGAAGCATAGACTGTTTCCTTATTAAATTTGTCACTGTATTCTTCTTCCAATCGATTAAGAACAACGGACATAATACCGTTTCTTGAGCCTAAGCATAATATATCTGAAGTCTTTTGCTTTGAGAGAAAGTCTGTCACAGAACTAACTGACATTGTTTTGATGTTGCATTTCGGATTTACACCAACAATTTTCTTCTCCCAAATATTTCCAAGTCTTGCCGCATATTCCTTGGAAAGCCTGAAACATTTAGTAAAACTCATTTCATCGTGATTCCCTAAATAGCCATTAATGAATTCAGCAACGTTCAAAGTAGTTTTATCATATATTTTTTGCTTCATGTCTCCAACTGCAACTATCTGCAAGCCGGGGCATTTTTCTTTTATATACTCAAGCATCTGAGCTATTTCGAGTTCAATATCCTGATATTCATCTATTACCAACAGTTTGTATTCAGCTATCAGTGAGGGTTTGTGCTCCAAAAACGTCTGAATAAGATCGGAGAACCCGTCAATAGAAATATTTGCCTTCATCAAGCACGAAAGTGCAAAGCTGTGATAGTTCGCTACGGTTACATTTTTTTGTTTGATCTTCTCTCGTGCATCAAGTTTCAGTAAGGCATTATATGTTAAATACAGGATTTTTTTATCTGTTATCTCATTGCACAGAACCTGAATGGCTGTTGTTTTTCCACTGCCAATGCAGGCATCAACGAGTATATTCTTGCCTTTTTTCGCCTCATTCACAAATTTTTTCTGTTCATCCGAAAGTTCGTTTAATGTTCTTGACTTTTTTTCTGTCCAGCGTGAAAAGGCTTCTATGTTTTTGCTGTCAGAACAATACCACTGTTTCCTTTTAGCATCCCATCTTGCTCCGAGG
It includes:
- a CDS encoding DUF5710 domain-containing protein, with the protein product MERIYLQVPFSEKDQAKNLGARWDAKRKQWYCSDSKNIEAFSRWTEKKSRTLNELSDEQKKFVNEAKKGKNILVDACIGSGKTTAIQVLCNEITDKKILYLTYNALLKLDAREKIKQKNVTVANYHSFALSCLMKANISIDGFSDLIQTFLEHKPSLIAEYKLLVIDEYQDIELEIAQMLEYIKEKCPGLQIVAVGDMKQKIYDKTTLNVAEFINGYLGNHDEMSFTKCFRLSKEYAARLGNIWEKKIVGVNPKCNIKTMSVSSVTDFLSKQKTSDILCLGSRNGIMSVVLNRLEEEYSDKFNKETVYASIKDEDRQAVAPSSSSAIFTTFDSSKGLERKICVVFDYTEEYWEVRLSKPQVKCEILRNIFLVAASRGKETIIFVSGNGDQLSDTTIATSKTINNQYDSFLISEMFDFKYKEDVEDCYKLIKRKNITPQNAKVIDVDVNDHLIDLSPCIGIWQEAEYFINYDIDAQIEFAKEHHKDKNFPKLPDESSVDDKILLLAAIETNFIRYVKQVKTPFIREYHKNIILDRLGTVFDGREEVQVNCSIPFMNGPTRAINICGRFDVFKNGIIYELKFKTELAHEDFLQLASYLVASKIEKGIIWNVKNGDMYEVTVPNKRKFLDAVVKCITKGVVSKYIAPF